One Odocoileus virginianus isolate 20LAN1187 ecotype Illinois chromosome 4, Ovbor_1.2, whole genome shotgun sequence DNA segment encodes these proteins:
- the ROPN1 gene encoding ropporin-1A produces the protein MPRTDKQICIPPELPDLLKQFTKAAIRSQPQDLIQWAADYFGTMSRGEIPPVGERSERVALSNWAELTPELLKILHSRVGGRLIVHAGELAQMWKVLNLPADLFNSVMNVGRFTEEIEWLKFLALACSSLGVTIAKTLKIVCEVLSSDHDSGPPRIPFSTFQFLYTYIAEVDGEISASHVSRMLNYIEQEVIGPDGLIKVNDFTQNPRVRLE, from the exons ATGCCTCGGACAGATAAGCAAATATGCATCCCCCCGGAGCTGCCGGACTTGCTGAAGCAATTCACCAAAGCCGCCATTCGGTCCCAGCCGCAGGATCTCATCCAGTGGGCTGCTGA TTATTTTGGGACTATGTCCCGTGGAGAGATTCCTCCAGTGGGAGAGCGGTCTGAGCGAGTGGCTTTGTCTAACTGGGCTGAGCTGACACCGGAGCTGTTAAAGATCTTGCATTCCCGG GTCGGCGGCAGACTGATTGTCCATGCAGGTGAGCTGGCCCAGATGTGGAAGGTGCTGAATCTCCCAGCTGACTTGTTTAACAGTGTGATGAATGTGGGCCGCTTCACGGAGGAAATTGAGTGGCTGAAGTTTCTAGCCCTTGCTTGTAGCTCTCTCGGAGTT ACCATTGCCAAAACTCTCAAGATAGTGTGTGAAGTGTTATCATCGGACCATGACAGCGGCCCTCCCCGGATCCCTTTCAGCACCTTCCAGTTTCTGTACACATATATTGCTGAAGTGGATGGGGAGATCTCAGCATCACACGTCAGTCGAATGCTGAACTACATTGAACAGGAAGT tATTGGTCCTGATGGTTTAATCAAGGTGAATGACTTTACCCAAAACCCCAGGGTTCGGCTGGAATAA